The Camelina sativa cultivar DH55 chromosome 14, Cs, whole genome shotgun sequence genome includes a window with the following:
- the LOC104742601 gene encoding AUGMIN subunit 4-like: protein MVKALQGAAQNLPADVNQLIDQLERHCLAPDGSLVTKSAYSDLQLAREEMSRERLRYLEAMAIYCEAVAMVEEYQQAISVANHGGIRDVQSLYPQLGLKNSPQVYETLEHRLVVAEAAQKLRLPLISDDGEIHEEEIEKWSILSRSSLDNATTSFTISSTSNSVNYLNSSVNSVAGGASLSAVDTDVVGGVPNRFLGITPAYLSYVQLQNTISMDMADYQMFLAREIEGRLKDKCDKLADAIVDDTDSSTGNRNSSARLPERVKFIIEEIERDEAALREDLYSADRKFAEYYNVLEQILGVLIKLVKDLKLEHQHKYNEMQKTWLCKRCETMNAKLRVLENVLLLETYTPDSISALHNIRNYLVEATEEASAAYNKAVTRLREYQGVDPHFDTIARQYHEIVKKLENMQWTIHQVEMDLKSQD from the exons atgGTGAAGGCACTGCAAGGCGCGGCCCAGAATCTGCCGGCGGATGTCAATCAATTGATCGATCAGTTAGAGCGTCACTGCTTAGCTCCCGATGGATCTCTTGTTACCAAATCTGCCTACTCCGATCTTCAACTT GCGAGAGAGGAGATGTCTCGGGAGAGACTACGGTACTTGGAAGCTATG GCAATTTATTGTGAAGCTGTAGCTATGGTAGAAGAGTACCAGCAAGCTATTTCAGTGGCTAACCATGGTGGGATACGGGATGTTCAGAGTCTATACCCTCAACTTGGTTTGAAGAATTCTCCTCAGGTTTATGAGACTCTAGAGCATAGGTTGGTGGTTGCTGAGGCCGCTCAGAAACTGAGGCTACCTCTTATCTCAGATGATGGTGAAATTCATGAGgaagaaattgagaaatggAGTATACTATCAAGAAGCTCTCTTGATAATGCTACCACGAGTTTCACGATTAGCTCCACTTCTAACTCAGTGAACTATTTGAATAGCTCTGTAAACAGCGTTGCTGGTGGGGCTAGTCTTAGTGCTGTTGATACTGACGTAGTTGGTGGTGTGCCGAATCGCTTTCTTGGAATAACTCCTGCTTATTTATCCTATGTTCAGCTCCAAAATACTATTTCCATG GACATGGCTGACTACCAAATGTTTCTTGCCCGTGAGATAGAAGGTCGATTGAAGGACAAATGTGATAAGTTGGCTGATGCCATTGTTGATGACACCG ATTCATCCACAGGAAATCGAAATTCAAGTGCTAGGCTCCCAGAAAG GGTTAAGTTTATAATTGAGGAGATTGAAAGGGACGAAGCAGCTCTACGAGAGGACCTCTACTCAGCTGACAGGAAGTTTGCAGAATATTACAAT GTCCTGGAACAAATACTCGGGGTGCTTATAAAGCTTGTGAAGGATCTAAAGTTAGAACATCAACACAAATAT AATGAAATGCAGAAGACTTGGTTGTGTAAGAGGTGTGAGACCATGAATGCCAAATTGAG GGTTTTAGAAAACGTTCTCCTGCTTGAGACATACACCCCTGACTCCATATCAGCTCTGCACAACATCAG GAATTATCTGGTCGAGGCTACCGAGGAAGCTTCAGCTGCATACAACAAAGCG GTTACACGGCTTAGAGAATATCAAGGAGTAGATCCACATTTTGATACAATTGCCAGACAGTACCATGAAATTGTTAAG AAACTGGAAAATATGCAGTGGACCATTCATCAAGTAGAAATGGACCTCAAGTCTCAAGACTGA
- the LOC104742600 gene encoding ubiquitin thioesterase OTU1: protein MEGIIVRRVIPSDNSCLFNAIGYVMDKDQKKAPELRQVIAAAVASNKEKYNEAFLGKQNEEYCAWILNPEKWGGAIELSILADYYGREIAAYDIQTSRCDLYGQTRNYNERVMLIYDGLHYDALALSPFEGAEEDFDMTIFPVGKDRSIGSIEGLVLNLVKDQQRKRSYTDTANFTLRCGVCQIGVIGQKEAVEHAQATGHVNFQEYK from the exons ATGGAAGGAATCATTGTGAGAAGAGTTATACCATCTGACAACAGTTGTCTCTTCAATGCAATCGG CTATGTCATGGACAAGGACCAAAAAAAAGCTCCTGAGCTGAGACAG GTGATAGCAGCAGCAGTTGCAAGCAACAAGGAGAAATATAACGAAGCATTTCTAGGGAAGCAAAATGAAGAATATTGTGCTTGGATTCTCAATCCAGAGAAGTGGGGAG gTGCGATTGAGCTTTCTATATTAGCAGATTATTATGGTCGAGAAATTGCAGCTTACGATATTCAAACTAGTCGATGTGACTTGTATGGACAg aCGAGAAACTACAATGAAAGAGTTATGCTGATCTATGATGGTCTTCACTACGATGCTCTCGCT TTGTCTCCATTTGAAGGAGCTGAGGAAGATTTCGATATGACTATATTTCCAGTTGGTAAAGATAGATCCATCGGGTCAATCGAAGGGCTTGTACTAAATCTAGTAAAGGACCAACAaag gAAAAGGAGTTACACAGATACTGCAAACTTCACTCTGCGTTGCGGTGTATGCCAAATTGGAGTTATTGGACAAAAG GAAGCTGTGGAGCATGCTCAAGCAACTGGTCACGTTAACTTTCAAGAATACAAATAA
- the LOC104744026 gene encoding AP2/ERF and B3 domain-containing transcription factor At1g50680-like gives MRLSDEPEKALVTVTDPGNVKYKGVVQQPNGNWGAQIYTDHKRIWLGTFKSAAEAATAYDSASIKLRRFDANSHRNFPRSDLTVHEEEFQDTYELEAVLNMIRDGSYQQKFREFLKLRSQMVARINDGGSKQVRGEADKESDKCFSWTQQFQKELTPSDVGKLNRLVIPKKYAVKYFPYINDDPNEKLEEGEIGGAVEDVELVFYDRRTMRQWKFKYCYWKSSQSFVFTKGWNSFVREKKLKEKDVISFYICDVPDNVKTVEGQDKNFWMIDVHYYSENGSVVPEEVNMKTENFVSSKLKDEEAKTEEKKGSFMLFGVRIQCSS, from the coding sequence ATGAGACTGAGTGACGAACCAGAAAAAGCCCTAGTGACGGTTACCGATCCAGGCAACGTCAAGTACAAAGGAGTGGTTCAGCAGCCCAACGGTAACTGGGGGGCTCAGATCTACACAGACCACAAAAGGATTTGGCTTGGAACTTTCAAATCCGCTGCTGAAGCCGCCACCGCTTACGATAGCGCATCCATCAAACTCCGGAGATTCGATGCCAACTCGCACCGGAACTTCCCTCGGTCTGATCTCACTGTCCACGAAGAGGAATTCCAAGATACCTACGAATTAGAAGCTGTGTTAAACATGATCAGAGACGGTTCATACCAGCAGAAATTCAGAGAGTTTCTCAAACTCCGATCTCAGATGGTGGCGCGTATCAACGACGGTGGATCAAAACAAGTCAGAGGAGAAGCAGATAAAGAATCGGACAAGTGCTTCTCTTGGACGCAGCAATTTCAGAAGGAGTTGACACCGAGCGATGTAGGGAAACTGAATAGGCTTGTGATACCTAAGAAGTACGCAGTGAAGTATTTTCCTTACATAAACGATGATCCCAACGAGAAATTAGAAGAGGGCGAGATTGGAGGAGCTGTGGAAGATGTGGAGCTTGTGTTTTACgacagaagaacaatgagacaaTGGAAGTTTAAGTATTGTTACTGGAAAAGTAGCCAGAGCTTTGTCTTCACCAAAGGTTGGAATAGTTTCGTAAGGGAGAAGAAACTCAAGGAGAAGGATGTTATCAGCTTTTACATATGTGATGTCCCCGACAATGTCAAGACAGTAGAAGGTCAAGACAAGAACTTCTGGATGATAGATGTTCATTACTATTCAGAAAACGGTTCCGTTGTCCCTGAGGAAGTAAACATGAAAACAGAAAACTTCGTTAGCTCCAAGTTAAAAGATGAAGAAGccaaaacagaggagaaaaaaGGAAGCTTTATGCTGTTTGGTGTACGGATCCAATGTTCTTCGTGA
- the LOC104744025 gene encoding AP2/ERF and B3 domain-containing transcription factor At1g50680-like, with the protein MRLDDEPEKAQVVASATKTVAVRGKVKYKGVVQLQNGHWGVQIYTDQKRIWLGTFKSAVEAAMAYDSASIKLGRYDVNSYRNFPRSDVTTHEPEFQDRFTTESLLNMIREGSYQQKFRDFLRSRSKIVGGSKQVVRGEESNKGFSRTELYQKELTPSDVGKLNRLVIPKRYAVNYMPSIRPKEKEEGEIEEGVEIVCYDSELRQWKFRYCYWKSSQSFVITSGWKSFVRKKKLKEKDVISFYTCDVKTLEGQIKHSLMIDVHYSSHNGSVVPEEANMTVHDSSEEGMKTEKFVSSKLKHEETKTEENKGSFLLFGVRIHCS; encoded by the coding sequence ATGAGACTTGATGACGAACCAGAAAAAGCCCAAGTGGTTGCGTCTGCTACAAAGACGGTTGCCGTTCGAGGCAAGGTCAAGTACAAAGGAGTGGTTCAACTGCAGAACGGTCATTGGGGGGTTCAGATCTACACAGACCAGAAAAGGATTTGGCTTGGAACTTTCAAATCCGCTGTTGAAGCGGCCATGGCTTACGATAGCGCATCCATCAAACTTGGACGCTACGATGTCAACTCGTACCGGAACTTCCCTCGGTCTGATGTCACGACACACGAACCGGAATTCCAAGATCGCTTCACAACAGAATCTTTGTTGAACATGATCAGAGAAGGATCTTACCAACAAAAATTCAGAGATTTTCTCAGGAGCCGATCTAAGATTGTCGGTGGATCAAAACAAGTCGTCAGAGGAGAAGAATCGAACAAGGGTTTCTCTCGCACGGAGCTTTATCAGAAGGAGTTGACACCGAGCGATGTAGGGAAACTGAATAGGCTTGTGATACCTAAGAGGTACGCTGTGAACTATATGCCTTCCATAAGaccaaaggagaaagaagagggtGAAATAGAGGAAGGTGTGGAGATTGTGTGTTACGACAGCGAATTGAGACAATGGAAATTTAGGTATTGTTACTGGAAAAGTAGCCAGAGCTTTGTCATCACCAGCGGTTGGAAGAGTTtcgtgaggaagaagaaactcaagGAGAAGGATGTCATCAGCTTTTACACTTGCGATGTTAAGACATTAGAAGGTCAAATCAAGCACTCCTTGATGATTGATGTTCATTACTCTTCACACAATGGTTCCGTGGTCCCTGAGGAAGCAAACATGACGGTTCATGATAGTTCAGAGGAAGGAATGAAAACTGAAAAATTCGTGAGCTCCAAGTTAAAAcatgaagaaaccaaaacagaggagAACAAAGGAAGCTTTCTGCTGTTTGGTGTAAGGATCCACTGTTCTTAg
- the LOC104742602 gene encoding calcium-dependent protein kinase 33, whose amino-acid sequence MGNCLAKKYGLVMKPQQNGEIENRGRSSNHQDPPEKPTGTNQPPPWRNPPKKHSAGGAASILEKPYEDVKLLYTLSKELGRGQFGVTYLCTEKSTGKRFACKSISKKKLVTKADKEDMRREIQIMQHLSGQPNIVEFKGAYEDEKAVNLVMELCAGGELFDRILAKGHYSERAAASVCRQIVNVVNICHFMGVMHRDLKPENFLLSSKDDKALIKATDFGLSVFIQEGRVYKDIVGSAYYVAPEVLKRRYGKEIDIWSAGVILYILLSGVPPFWAETEKGIFDAILEGEIDFDTQPWPSISTSAKDLVRKMLTQDPKRRVSAAEVLQHPWLREGGEASDKPIDSAVLSRMKQFRAMNKLKKLALKVIAENIDTEEIQGLKAMFANIDTDNSGTITYEELKEGLAKLGSKLTEAEVKQLMDAADVDGNGSIDYIEFITATMHRHRLESNESLYKAFQHFDKDGSGYITIDELEAALKEYGMGDDATIKEILSDVDSDNDGKINYDEFCAMMRSGNPQQPRLF is encoded by the exons ATGGGAAACTGCTTAGCCAAGAAATACGGATTGGTGATGaaaccacaacaaaacggtGAGATCGAGAACAGAGGAAGGAGTAGTAACCACCAAGATCCGCCTGAGAAACCCACCGGAACGAATCAACCACCTCCGTGGCGTAATCCGCCGAAGAAACACAGTGCTGGTGGTGCTGCTTCAATACTCGAGAAGCCGTACGAAGACGTGAAACTCTTGTACACGCTAAGCAAAGAACTGGGTCGAGGCCAGTTCGGGGTAACGTATCTGTGCACAGAGAAGTCTACAGGGAAGAGATTCGCTTGCAAGTCGATCTCGAAGAAGAAACTGGTGACTAAAGCTGATAAAGAGGATATGAGAAGAGAGATTCAGATCATGCAGCATTTGAGTGGACAGCCTAACATTGTTGAGTTTAAAGGAGCTTACGAAGACGAGAAAGCTGTGAACTTGGTGATGGAGCTTTGTGCTGGTGGAGAATTGTTCGATAGGATTCTAGCAAAGGGACATTACAGTGAGAGAGCAGCTGCTTCTGTTTGTAGGCAGATTGTGAATGTTGTCAACATTTGTCATTTCATGGGTGTGATGCATAGAGACTTAAAGCCTGAGAATTTCTTGTTATCTAGCAAAGATGACAAGGCTCTTATCAAAGCCACTGATTTCGGTTTATCAGTCTTTATCCaagaag GGAGAGTGTATAAAGATATAGTTGGGAGTGCATATTATGTTGCTCCTGAAGTTTTGAAGCGTAGATACGGTAAAGAAATCGATATATGGAGTGCTGGAGTTATACTCTACATTCTACTTAGTGGTGTACCTCCATTTTGGGCTG AAACGGAGAAAGGGATATTTGATGCTATATTGGAAGGTGAAATCGACTTTGATACCCAACCTTGGCCTTCAATTTCCACTAGTGCTAAGGATTTGGTACGTAAAATGTTGACTCAAGATCCTAAAAGACGGGTTTCTGCTGCTGAAGTTCTTC AGCATCCATGGCTAAGAGAAGGTGGAGAAGCATCGGATAAACCTATTGATAGTGCTGTTCTCTCAAGGATGAAACAATTTAGAGCCATGAATAAGCTAAAGAAACTTGCTTTAAAG GTGATTGCGGAGAATATTGACACGGAAGAGATACAAGGCTTAAAGGCGATGTTTGCTAATATAGATACGGACAATAGTGGTACAATCACATATGAAGAATTGAAAGAAGGATTAGCCAAGTTGGGATCAAAACTCACTGAAGCCGAAGTGAAACAGCTCATGGATGCT GCTGATGTTGATGGAAACGGGTCGATAGATTACATCGAGTTTATTACTGCAACAATGCATAGACATAGGCTTGAAAGTAATGAAAGTCTCTACAAAGCCTTCCAACATTTTGACAAAGATGGGAGTGG ATACATTACGATAGACGAGCTAGAGGCTGCTTTGAAGGAGTATGGAATGGGAGATGATGCTACTATCAAAGAGATTTTGTCTGATGTCGACTCCGATAAT GACGGTAAAATCAACTATGACGAGTTTTGTGCTATGATGAGAAGTGGGAATCCACAACAACCAAGACTGTtctaa
- the LOC104742599 gene encoding uncharacterized protein LOC104742599, with protein sequence MKVTGKPYPTATLPASELQAKLFTNAPDLRAIQRVTKRRARNPSLTRHRRSGASGGRRSRPETPLLKWKVEDRNKDKGGGVVEDDDYEDDGCNNHNNNNNQVERSETTRRKDRRKISRPVSVRKLAAGLWRLQVPDASSSGGERKGKEGLGFQRNAGYMGVPYLYHHSDKPSGGQSNKIRQNPSTIATTKNGFLCKLEPSMPFPHSAMEGATKWDPVCLDTMDEVHQIYSNMKRIDQQMNAVSLVSSLEVELEEAHARIDDLESEKRSHKKKLEQFLRKVSEERAAWRSREHEKVRAIIDDMKTDMNREKKTRQRLEIVNHKLVNELADSKLAVKRYMQDYEKERKARELIEEVCDELAKEIGEDKAEIEALKRESMSLREEVDDERRMLQMAEVWREERVQMKLIDAKVALEERYSQMNKLVGDLESFLRSRDIVTDVKEVREAELLRETAASVNIQEIKEFTYEPANPDDIYAVFEEMNGGEAHDREMEKSVAYSPISHGSKVHTVSPDANLNNKKGRHSDAFTHQNGDIEEDDSGWETVSHLEEQGSSYSPDGSIPSVNNKNHHHRDSNASSGGTESLGKVWDETMTPTTEISEVCSIPRRSSKKVSSIAKLWRSSGASNGDRDSNYKVISMEGMNGGRVSNGRKSCAGMVSPDRVSSKGGFSPMMDLVGQWNSSPESANHPHVNRGGMKGCIEWPRGAQKNSLKSKLIEARIESQKVQLKHVLKQKI encoded by the exons ATGAAAGTCACCGGAAAGCCGTATCCGACGGCGACATTACCGGCCTCTGAGTTACAGGCGAAGCTATTCACTAACGCTCCAGATCTCAGGGCTATTCAAAGAGTCACTAAACGCAGAGCAAGGAACCCGAGTTTGACTCGTCACCGAAGATCCGGCGCTTCTGGTGGTAGACGAAGCAGACCTGAGACTCCTCTATTGAAATGGAAGGTTGAGGATCGGAATAAGGATAAAGGCGGCGGCGTTGTTGAGGACGATGATTACGAGGATGATGGatgtaataatcataataataataacaaccaGGTTGAGAGGTCTGAGACTACTCGCCGCAAGGATCGGAGGAAAATCTCACGGCCTGTCTCTGTTAGGAAACTCGCCGCCGGTCTATGGAGGTTACAAGTACCTGACGCGAGTTCCAGCGGCGGAGAGAGGAAGGGGAAAGAGGGGTTAGGGTTTCAG AGAAATGCTGGGTACATGGGTGTTCCTTATCTTTATCACCATAGCGACAAACCTTCTGGTGGTCAAAGTAACAAGATAAGGCAGAATCCTAGCACTATTGCTACGACGAAAAATGGCTTCTTGTGTAAG ctcGAGCCTTCAATGCCATTTCCCCACTCGGCGATGGAGGGGGCGACAAAATGGGATCCTGTCTGCTTGGATACAATGGATGAAGTACATCAAATTTATAGCAATATGAAGCGTATTGATCAACAAATGAATGCTGTGTCATTGGTTTCTTCCCTTGAAGTAGAGCTGGAGGAAGCACATGCTCGCATTGATGATCTTGAGAGCGAGAAGCGATCTCACAAAAAGAAGCTCGAGCAGTTCTTGAGAAAAGTTAGCGAGGAGAGGGCTGCATGGCGAAGCAGGGAGCATGAGAAGGTCCGAGCAATCATCGATGATATGAAAACTGATATGAACAGGGAGAAGAAAACCCGTCAGAGATTAGAAATCGTGAATCATAAATTAGTCAACGAGCTTGCAGATTCAAAGTTGGCCGTGAAGCGTTACATGCAGGACTATGAAAAGGAAAGGAAGGCAAGAGAATTGATTGAGGAAGTTTGCGATGAACTTGCCAAGGAAATAGGAGAAGATAAAGCTGAGATTGAAGCATTGAAGAGAGAATCCATGAGCCTCAGAGAAGAAGTAGACGATGAAAGAAGAATGCTGCAGATGGCTGAGGTCTGGCGTGAGGAACGTGTCCAGATGAAGCTTATTGACGCCAAAGTAGCACTCGAGGAAAGGTACTCACAAATGAACAAGCTTGTAGGagatttggaatctttcctcaGGTCCAGGGATATCGTTACAGATGTCAAAGAAGTGAGAGAGGCGGAGTTGTTAAGAGAAACTGCTGCATCAGTTAATATCCAAGAAATCAAGGAGTTTACATATGAGCCTGCAAATCCAGATGATATCTACGCTGTATTCGAAGAAATGAATGGCGGTGAAGCCCATGACAGAGAGATGGAGAAATCTGTTGCTTACAGTCCAATCAGCCACGGTTCTAAGGTTCACACCGTAAGTCCAGATGCCAATTTGAACAACAAGAAAGGTAGACACTCGGATGCTTTTACTCACCAGAATGGCgacattgaagaagatgatagcGGCTGGGAAACAGTGAGCCACCTCGAAGAACAAGGATCAAGTTACTCACCAGATGGGAGCATTCCTTCTGTGAACAACAAGAATCACCATCACCGAGACAGCAACGCCTCGAGTGGTGGTACAGAGTCCTTAGGCAAAGTTTGGGATGAGACAATGACTCCAACCACAGAGATAAGTGAAGTGTGTTCCATTCCAAGACGCTCATCCAAAAAGGTTTCATCAATAGCAAAGCTTTGGAGATCATCAGGTGCAAGCAATGGAGACAGAGATAGCAACTACAAGGTAATATCAATGGAAGGTATGAATGGAGGAAGGGTTTCAAATGGGAGGAAATCATGCGCGGGAATGGTGTCACCGGACAGAGTCTCGAGTAAAGGCGGATTCAGCCCAATGATGGATTTGGTTGGACAATGGAACTCTTCACCTGAATCAGCGAATCATCCTCATGTAAACCGAGGAGGAATGAAAGGTTGCATAGAATGGCCTAGAGGTGCACAGAAGAATAGTCTGAAGTCAAAACTCATTGAAGCACGAATCGAAAGCCAAAAGGTTCAGTTGAAGCATGTTCTTAAACAGAAGATTTAG